A genomic segment from Candidatus Cloacimonadota bacterium encodes:
- the ftsY gene encoding signal recognition particle-docking protein FtsY produces the protein MSLISILKRKLAKTHNVFVNRLAEVIRLSGKVDEELMEDIEGILIQSDIGIKFTDSIIKKLKEEIRVNKIKKTDKIFSILEKIIIEILTDEYVEIHKINYSPSNTPYVIFFVGVNGVGKTTTIAKLAKKFKKAGNKVLLVAADTFRAAAIEQLEIWAKRIKVDIIGQNYGADPSSVVFNALISAKAKKYDVVLVDTAGRLHTKENLMRELGKIQRIARKIISDAPHETLLIIDATTGQNGIQQAKKFLGAINVTGVILTKLDGTAKGGVAIGIKDNLGIPIKAIGIGEQVDDLRNFNAQDFVKAIFEN, from the coding sequence TTGTCGCTTATAAGTATTCTTAAACGCAAATTAGCAAAGACGCATAATGTTTTTGTAAACAGGTTGGCGGAAGTAATTCGGCTTAGCGGGAAAGTTGATGAGGAATTAATGGAAGACATCGAGGGCATTCTGATACAATCGGATATTGGGATAAAATTTACCGATAGTATTATCAAAAAATTGAAAGAGGAAATTAGAGTTAATAAGATTAAAAAAACTGATAAGATATTTTCAATTTTGGAAAAAATCATTATTGAGATTCTCACAGATGAATATGTGGAAATCCACAAAATAAATTATTCTCCTTCAAATACACCCTATGTGATTTTTTTCGTTGGTGTGAACGGTGTGGGCAAAACTACTACGATCGCAAAGCTTGCCAAGAAATTTAAAAAGGCAGGGAACAAGGTGCTACTCGTGGCTGCCGACACATTTCGGGCAGCCGCCATTGAGCAATTAGAAATATGGGCAAAAAGGATCAAGGTAGATATAATCGGGCAAAATTACGGTGCAGATCCTTCTTCAGTGGTCTTCAATGCACTCATTTCAGCGAAAGCAAAAAAATATGATGTGGTTCTTGTGGATACTGCCGGAAGATTGCATACAAAAGAAAATCTGATGCGTGAATTAGGGAAAATTCAACGTATAGCCCGGAAAATTATCTCGGATGCACCCCACGAAACTTTATTAATTATTGATGCAACTACCGGGCAAAATGGGATTCAGCAGGCAAAAAAATTCCTTGGAGCAATAAACGTAACCGGAGTAATCTTGACAAAGTTGGACGGCACTGCAAAAGGCGGTGTTGCCATCGGTATCAAAGATAATCTGGGCATTCCCATCAAGGCTATCGGTATTGGTGAGCAGGTTGATGATTTGCGAAATTTCAATGCTCAAGATTTTGTTAAAGCAATTTTTGAAAATTAA
- the rsxC gene encoding electron transport complex subunit RsxC encodes MKAKTFKGGIHPHDCKHYSNKAAVEDFPAPEKVIIHLSQHIGAPALPIVKKNDVVKKGQKIAEAGGFVSIPMHSPISGKVIQIAKFPHPTGTIQQAIEIENDGKDEWFSKLKDEENYFNLSVDEMKNRIKNAGICGMGGAGFPTHVKLSPPENKPIDMIILNGVECEPYLTSDHRLMLERPEEIIAGLKLIMKIVSAKRGFIGIELNKKDAINLMKEKLKNEKNLNVVPLKLRYPQGAEKQLIYAATKRKVPAGGLPMDIGAVVQNVGTAFAIYESIRFQKPLINRITTVTGDIVKTPKNLRVPIGSSMSEMLDFCGGTNEEIGKLISGGPMMGFALPQIDTPISKTSSGIVFLSKKDVDTVHEQPCLRCGRCVDACPMNLVPTFLAETVRNGMYEEAKKMNINDCIECGSCSFVCPSHIQIVQWIKVGKLEVGKLAKKANEK; translated from the coding sequence ATGAAGGCGAAAACATTTAAAGGTGGAATTCATCCACACGATTGCAAGCATTATTCAAATAAAGCTGCTGTAGAAGATTTCCCTGCTCCTGAAAAAGTAATAATTCATCTTAGCCAGCATATTGGCGCTCCTGCTTTGCCGATTGTAAAAAAAAATGATGTTGTGAAAAAGGGGCAAAAAATCGCAGAAGCTGGTGGATTTGTCTCTATTCCAATGCATAGCCCGATTTCCGGAAAAGTTATTCAAATAGCAAAATTTCCTCATCCCACCGGAACAATACAGCAGGCAATTGAGATTGAAAACGATGGAAAAGATGAGTGGTTTTCAAAATTGAAAGATGAAGAAAATTATTTTAACTTATCTGTTGACGAAATGAAAAATCGTATTAAAAATGCAGGTATTTGTGGAATGGGTGGCGCCGGATTTCCAACTCATGTGAAGCTTTCACCCCCGGAAAATAAACCCATTGATATGATCATCCTGAACGGAGTCGAGTGCGAACCATATCTCACATCCGATCACCGTCTTATGCTTGAAAGACCCGAAGAAATTATTGCCGGTTTGAAACTCATCATGAAAATTGTGAGTGCAAAAAGAGGATTTATCGGGATTGAACTAAATAAAAAAGATGCGATTAATCTGATGAAAGAAAAGTTGAAAAATGAGAAAAATTTAAATGTGGTACCTCTTAAACTTCGTTATCCTCAGGGAGCGGAAAAACAGTTGATCTACGCTGCCACAAAACGCAAAGTTCCTGCAGGTGGATTGCCAATGGACATCGGTGCTGTGGTTCAAAACGTGGGAACTGCTTTTGCAATCTATGAATCAATTCGTTTTCAGAAACCGTTAATAAATAGGATTACAACCGTAACCGGTGATATTGTAAAAACCCCAAAAAATCTTCGTGTTCCAATCGGTTCTTCTATGTCCGAAATGCTTGATTTTTGTGGCGGAACAAATGAAGAGATCGGAAAATTGATATCAGGTGGACCGATGATGGGATTTGCTTTACCTCAGATCGATACACCGATCAGCAAAACAAGTTCCGGCATTGTTTTTCTTTCCAAGAAAGATGTTGATACCGTACACGAGCAACCCTGTTTGCGATGTGGGCGTTGTGTGGATGCCTGTCCGATGAACCTTGTACCCACATTTTTGGCGGAAACAGTTCGCAATGGAATGTATGAAGAAGCCAAAAAAATGAATATTAACGATTGTATTGAATGTGGTTCTTGCTCGTTCGTTTGTCCGTCGCATATTCAAATTGTGCAGTGGATCAAAGTAGGGAAATTGGAAGTCGGCAAATTGGCAAAGAAAGCTAATGAAAAGTGA